GTACCTGCCGAGAGACCGCTACACCACCGCGGTGCGGCTGGAGATGCAGGACATCCTGGTGCGCGAGCTCGGCGGTGAGAGCATCGACTACTCGGCCCGGGTCAGCGAGTCACCCTGGGCTGTAGTTCATTTCACGGTCCGGCTGCCCGACGGCACCGCCTCGCACACGGTGGACACCTCCACCGAGAACGAGAACCGGATCCAGAACCTGCTGACCGAGGCCACCCGCAACTGGGGTGACCGCATGACCAGTGCGGCAGCGCACGCGGCGCTGAGCCCGGCCGCGGTCGAGCACTACGCCACGGCGTTCCCTGAGGACTACAGGCAGGCCGTCGCCCCGGCGGACGCCATCGCCGACATCGCGATCATCGAAGCGTTGCAGGACAATTCGGTGAAGCTGGTGTTCGACGAGGGCGGGGACGACGGGCTGGCTCAGCTCACCTGGTACCTCGGCGGACAGTCGGCCTCGCTGAGCGAGCTGCTGCCGATGCTGCAGTCGATGGGTGTGGTGGTGCTCGAGGAGCGTCCGTACACCGTGCGCAGGGCCGACGGCCTGCCCGTCTGGATCTATCAATTCAAGGTGGCCCGGCAGCGCAGCATCCCCGAGGCCCCCGACGCCGCTTCGCGCGAGGCCACCGCCCAGCGGTTCGCCGATGCGGTGACCGCGATCTGGCACGGGTCGGTCGAGGTGGACCGGTTCAACGAGCTGGTGCTGCGTGCCGACCTGACCTGGCAGCAGGTGGTGATCCTGCGCGCCTACGCGAAGTACCTGCGCCAGGCGGGGTTCCCGTACAGCCAGTCGCACATCGAATCGGTGGTCAACGAGAACCCGCACACCACAAGGTCGTTGGTGCAGCTGTTCGAGGCGCTGTTCGACCCGTCCGAGGACACCGCGGGCAGCCGGGACGCCCAGGGGGCGGCCGCTGCGGTGGCCGCCGACATCGACGCCCTGGTCAGCCTGGACACCGACCGGGTGCTGCGGGCATTCGCGACCCTGATCCAGGCCACGCTGCGCACCAACTATTTTGTGCAGCATCCCAACTCGGCCCGGCAACGCGGTGTGTTGGCGATGAAGCTGAATCCCGGCCTGATCAACGAGCTGCCGTTGCCGCGGCCCAAGTTCGAGATCTTCGTCTACTCGCCCCGGGTGGAGGGCGTGCACCTGCGGTTCGGTTTCGTCGCCCGCGGCGGGTTGCGCTGGTCGGACCGACGCGAGGACTTCCGCACCGAGATCCTGGGTCTGGTCAAGGCCCAGGCGGTGAAGAACGCGGTCATCGTGCCGGTGGGCGCCAAGGGCGGGTTCGTGGTCAAGCGACCGCCGGAGCCGACCGGTGACGCTGCCGTCGACCGTGAGGCGACCCGCGCCGAAGGCGTTGCGTGCTACCAGCTTTTCATCTCCGGGCTGCTCGACGTGACCGACAACGTCGACAAACAGACCGGTGCCGTCGTCACGCCTCCGGACGTGGTGCGCCGCGACGGGGAGGACGCCTATCTGGTGGTCGCCGCCGACAAGGGCACGGCCACGTTCTCCGACATCGCCAACGAGGTCGCGAAGTCCTACGGCTTCTGGCTCGGCGACGCGTTCGCCTCGGGCGGATCCATCGGCTATGACCACAAGGCCATGGGGATCACCGCCAAGGGGGCGTGGGAGTCGGTGAAGCGGCACTTCCGGGAGATGGGGGTGGACACCCAGACCCAGGACTTCACCGTCGTCGGCGTCGGAGATATGAGCGGCGACGTGTTCGGCAACGGCATGCTGCTGTCCAAGCACATAAGGCTGATCGCCGCCTTCGACCACAGGCACATCTTCGTCGATCCCAACCCTGACGCCGCGGTGTCGTGGGTGGAGCGCAAGCGCCTGTTCGAGCTGCCGCGGTCCAGTTGGGAGGACTACGACGCCAAGCTGATCAGCGAGGGCGGCGGTGTCTTCAGCCGTCAGCAGAAATCCATCCCGATCAGCCCGCAGGCCCGCGCGGCACTCGGGATCGACTCCGACATAGCGGAACTCACGCCGCCCGCCCTGATGAAGGCGATTCTGAAGGCGCCGGTCGACCTGCTGTGGAACGGCGGGATCGGCACCTACGTCAAGGCCGAGACCGAGGCCGATGTCGGTGATCGCGCCAACGACCAGATCCGGGTGAACGGAAACGAGGTGCGGGCCAAGGTGATCGGCGAGGGCGGCAACCTCGGCGTGACATCCCTCGGGCGCATCGAATTCGACCTGGCCGGCGGCCGGATCAACACCGACGCACTGGACAACTCGGCGGGCGTGGACTGCTCGGACCACGAGGTCAACATCAAGATCCTGATCGACTCGCTGGTCACCGCGGGCAAGGTGAGCCCCGACGAACGCACCGAGCTGCTGTTGTCGATGACCGATGAGGTCGGTGCGCTGGTGCTGACCGACAACAAGGACCAGAACGACCTGATGGGGACCAGCCGGGCCAACGCCGCGAGCATGCTCACGGTGCACGCCCGGATGATCAAGGAGTTCGTGGCCAACCGTGGGCTCAACCGCGAACTGGAGGCGTTGCCCTCGGAGAAGGAGATCAGGCGCCGCGTCGACGCCGGAATCGGTTTGACCTCACCGGAATTGGCCACCCTGATGGCGCACGTCAAACTCAATCTCAAGGACGACGTGCTGGCCAGCGACCTGCCCGACCAGGAGGTGTTCGCGTCCCGGCTGCCGCTGTACTTCCCGGAGAAGCTGCGCGAGCAGTTCACCAGCGAGATCCGGTCACACCAGCTGCGCCGGGAGATCGTCACCACCATGCTGGTCAACGATCTCGTCGACACCAGCGGGATCAGCTACGCCTACCGCATCACCGAGGACGTCGGCGTCGGCCCGGTCGACGCGGTGCGCAGCTACGTCGCCACCGACGCCATCTTCGGGATCGGCAAGGTGTGGCGCGAGATTCGGGCTGCCGGTGACGACGGGGTGCCGGTGTTCGTGACCGACCGGATGACGCTGGATCTGCGCCGGCTGGTCGACCGCGCCGGGCGCTGGCTGCTCAACTACCGTCCGCAACCGCTGGCCGTCGGCGCCGAGATCAACCGATTCGCAGCGCAGGTGTCTGCCCTGCGCCCGCAGATGCCGCAATGGTTGCGCGGCGACGACAAGGCCATCGTCGAAAAGGAGGCGGGGGAGTTCTCCGCCCAGGGTGTGCCCGACGAACTGGCGTACGCGGTGGCGACGGGGCTGTACCAGTACAGCCTGCTCGACGTGATCGACATCTCCGACATCGTCGACCGGGACGCGGCCGAGGTGGCCGACACCTACTTCGCGCTGATGGATCGGCTCGGCGCCGACGGGTTGCTCACCGCGGTGTCGCGACTCGGCCGGGACGACCGCTGGCATTCCTTGGCGCGGCTGGCAATTCGCGACGACATCTACGGTTCACTTCGCGCACTGTGCTTCGACGTGCTGGCCGTCGGCGAACCCGACGAGACGGGCGAGGAGAAGATCGCCGAGTGGGAGCTGACCAACAGCTCCAGGGTGACCCGGGCCCGCCGCACGTTGACCGAGATATACCAAGATGGTGAGCAGGACCTGGCGACGCTGTCTGTGGCGGCGCGTCAGATCCGCAGCATGACACGAACGAGTGGAACGGGAACGACTGCGTGAGTTTTACAACGCCGGTGCATGTGCGCTGGTCGGACATCGACATGTACCAGCACATCAATCACGCCACCATGGTGACGCTTCTCGAAGAGGCGCGGATACCGTTCCTGCGTGAGCCCTTCGGCGCCACGATCGACACCATCGGTCTGCTGATCGCCGATGTCAGCATCAGCTACAAGGGTCAGTTGCGGCTGGTGGACTCGCCGCTACAGGTGACGATGTGGTCCAAGCGGGTGCGCGCCGTCGACTTCACCATCGGCTACGAGGTGCGCTCGCTGAATGCCGCTCCGGACTCCAAGCCGTCGGTGATCGGGGAGACCCAACTGGCCGCGGTGCACATCGCCGAGCAACGTCTGGAACGCCTGACGGCCGAGCAGCGCGGCTATCTGGAGAGCCATCTGCGATGACCGCCCGGGAGCGCGGTCTGTGGATCGAGGATCCGCGCGACCGTAGGGATCTCGCGACGTTCCTCGATCGTGCCCTGCGGCTCGACGATGCCGCGGTCGTCCGGTTGCGGGTACGCGCCGGCGGCGTTGTCGCCTGGGTGGCGACCGGGTTGGAGGTACTGGCCAGCCGGGTGGTGGCCGGACGCGTGCGTCCGTCGGACCTGTCGGCGGGCGCCGACGCGCTGGCGGCCGGATTGTCTGCTGCCGGAGACGGATACATCGATCCGGGCTTTCCGATGGACTCGTCGTGGCGCGGTGGGCTGCCGCCCGAGGACGGGTTCGTTCACCTCGACGACGTGCCCGCGCGGGTGATGCTCGATCTGGCTCAGCAGGGCGGTGCACTGGCCCGCGAGCACGGTAGCGCGTACGGGCCGCCGGCCTCCCTGCTGGATCAGGAGGTGATCGCCGTGAGCGCGGGCGAATACCGCGTCGGTGTGCCG
Above is a window of Mycolicibacterium boenickei DNA encoding:
- a CDS encoding NAD-glutamate dehydrogenase, whose amino-acid sequence is MTAEPGALRGQGISDRDRSQAPPEVIHRLAVAFLSTYRAPQADAPGVAATGPQAGVAERLVSDATVAAHYALGGQRAPGETKVMVYPGDNDSGPALQIVTEQAAMLVDSVTVLLHRHGIAYPAIMNPVFRVHRDADGVLLDFQPAAEATGVDGVDECWILVPVNGAADGPALTEVVGLVPGVLAEARQIGLDAAAMGAALHALANDVATDVEGRFPNTERRDVAALLRWLSDGHFVLLGYQQCAISDGQASVDPSSRLGVLKLREDVLPPLTAADDLMVLAQATMPSYLRYGAYPYIVVVRESGEPAIEHRFVGLFTVAAMNANVLEIPLISRRVEEALAMARRDPSHPGQLLRDIVQTIPRPELFALSSKQLLDMALTVVDLGSRRRTLLFLRADQLAHFVSCLVYLPRDRYTTAVRLEMQDILVRELGGESIDYSARVSESPWAVVHFTVRLPDGTASHTVDTSTENENRIQNLLTEATRNWGDRMTSAAAHAALSPAAVEHYATAFPEDYRQAVAPADAIADIAIIEALQDNSVKLVFDEGGDDGLAQLTWYLGGQSASLSELLPMLQSMGVVVLEERPYTVRRADGLPVWIYQFKVARQRSIPEAPDAASREATAQRFADAVTAIWHGSVEVDRFNELVLRADLTWQQVVILRAYAKYLRQAGFPYSQSHIESVVNENPHTTRSLVQLFEALFDPSEDTAGSRDAQGAAAAVAADIDALVSLDTDRVLRAFATLIQATLRTNYFVQHPNSARQRGVLAMKLNPGLINELPLPRPKFEIFVYSPRVEGVHLRFGFVARGGLRWSDRREDFRTEILGLVKAQAVKNAVIVPVGAKGGFVVKRPPEPTGDAAVDREATRAEGVACYQLFISGLLDVTDNVDKQTGAVVTPPDVVRRDGEDAYLVVAADKGTATFSDIANEVAKSYGFWLGDAFASGGSIGYDHKAMGITAKGAWESVKRHFREMGVDTQTQDFTVVGVGDMSGDVFGNGMLLSKHIRLIAAFDHRHIFVDPNPDAAVSWVERKRLFELPRSSWEDYDAKLISEGGGVFSRQQKSIPISPQARAALGIDSDIAELTPPALMKAILKAPVDLLWNGGIGTYVKAETEADVGDRANDQIRVNGNEVRAKVIGEGGNLGVTSLGRIEFDLAGGRINTDALDNSAGVDCSDHEVNIKILIDSLVTAGKVSPDERTELLLSMTDEVGALVLTDNKDQNDLMGTSRANAASMLTVHARMIKEFVANRGLNRELEALPSEKEIRRRVDAGIGLTSPELATLMAHVKLNLKDDVLASDLPDQEVFASRLPLYFPEKLREQFTSEIRSHQLRREIVTTMLVNDLVDTSGISYAYRITEDVGVGPVDAVRSYVATDAIFGIGKVWREIRAAGDDGVPVFVTDRMTLDLRRLVDRAGRWLLNYRPQPLAVGAEINRFAAQVSALRPQMPQWLRGDDKAIVEKEAGEFSAQGVPDELAYAVATGLYQYSLLDVIDISDIVDRDAAEVADTYFALMDRLGADGLLTAVSRLGRDDRWHSLARLAIRDDIYGSLRALCFDVLAVGEPDETGEEKIAEWELTNSSRVTRARRTLTEIYQDGEQDLATLSVAARQIRSMTRTSGTGTTA
- a CDS encoding acyl-CoA thioesterase, with the translated sequence MYQHINHATMVTLLEEARIPFLREPFGATIDTIGLLIADVSISYKGQLRLVDSPLQVTMWSKRVRAVDFTIGYEVRSLNAAPDSKPSVIGETQLAAVHIAEQRLERLTAEQRGYLESHLR